The window CCGGAAAGCCAGCGCCTGGTTCATGTCCCTGTCCATTCCCGCCTCGGCATAGGGCCCCCAGCCAGACTCGGGTGTTCCCAGCGCGCGGATGCCCCCCTCCGCGAAGCCTTGGCGTCCGTCACCCGTGCCGGTGCCCAGAGTGAATTCCGCGTCAATCTGGGTCTGCGGACCTGTCCTGCGCACTTCGCCCCCCACCACGGGTTCCATGCCGGCAGTGTTGGCGTCACGGTAACGCACCCCCAGCCCGCCGGTGGCTGACCATTCCGGCTCCTGCGGCGCGGCTTCGGGTATCTGCCCGGCTGGTGTCGCGGGCAGGGCCTGCGCCTCGGTGACCTCCGCCAGCGTCAGCGGCCGCGCCTCCTCCGCCCCCAGAATGACCAGCACCTGGCGGTCCTCCCTCACCGCGAAACGACCATACAGGGTGGCTCCATTTTTCAGGGTGACCGCGTGGTTTTTGTCCGTTGTGAGGGACCGCACCGTGTCCATGGGCGCCATGATCTGTCCGGATAGCCGGGTTTTGAACACAAGCGTGCCCCCGGAAACGCGCAGCAGCGTTCCCGAGAGCGAGTCATTTCCGTCCAGGACCACCACATCCGCAGCGGCGCCT of the Candidatus Hydrogenedentota bacterium genome contains:
- a CDS encoding DUF481 domain-containing protein; its protein translation is MITMTFLLVLFSVGAAADVVVLDGNDSLSGTLLRVSGGTLVFKTRLSGQIMAPMDTVRSLTTDKNHAVTLKNGATLYGRFAVREDRQVLVILGAEEARPLTLAEVTEAQALPATPAGQIPEAAPQEPEWSATGGLGVRYRDANTAGMEPVVGGEVRRTGPQTQIDAEFTLGTGTGDGRQGFAEGGIRALGTPESGWGPYAEAGMDRDMNQALAFRGELGLGLWKSLMGGGPQSFQAMLGVAVSRERWRDAPGFQNGGTVYDTDLNARLGLRYFRLLTNRTTFEENLDLYADMMDNGALRGQSETALAFPLGDRLRLRLNLIIGYEDNPPFNGMRRWSGAVGAGMDMQF